A window of Pomacea canaliculata isolate SZHN2017 linkage group LG3, ASM307304v1, whole genome shotgun sequence contains these coding sequences:
- the LOC112560050 gene encoding LOW QUALITY PROTEIN: putative ammonium transporter 1 (The sequence of the model RefSeq protein was modified relative to this genomic sequence to represent the inferred CDS: inserted 1 base in 1 codon) has product MNTTTVESNYTSTPSSEMDSQLYDHLSGQLEQLMSNVDQFYLLVNGMLVYIMQCGFAFLEAGSVRSKNTTNILIKNLIDSFVAGIAYWLFGYAFAFGEGNKFIGYERGYFALSDPPDVKYAEFFFQYCFAATAATIVSGAVAERCEFLAFFVYSFFMTGFIYPVVTHWAWSSGGWLKLGQDYIIDGKSVTVGFQDFAGSGVVHVVGGASSIIGAILXGPRIGRFHSETKTVLGLRGHSVPLAALGGFILCFGFLAFNGGSQLNISGQGSGASASIAVVNTIISASASASFTLILGRTGVFGNSTWSLLVTLNGALAGMVAICAGCDKYYPWGAAVVGFVAAISYKFLSWLVVKLYVDDPLDAIAVHFGGGAWGLIAVAFLDKDTGIFLHWDKVSGLKLAWQLVGLCAIAAWSGLLCFLIFIVLKLTGYLRVSEEMERKGLDIPKHGEPSYPLESYGHGHIETIIRILESGQLEHFLQGGTFSVQIPGKKRNGQINEGFVRSESFQPNGNQLGFETPEVDALTNRNRHFNQEENTAL; this is encoded by the exons tAATGCAATGTGGCTTTGCGTTTCTTGAGGCGGGGTCAGTGAGGAGCAAGAACACTACCAACATCCTGATAAAGAATCTGATAGATTCAT TTGTGGCAGGTATAGCCTACTGGCTTTTCGGCTATGCATTTGCCTTTGGTGAGGGAAACAAGTTCATCGGCTACGAGAGAGGGTACTTCGCCCTGTCCGACCCGCCTGACGTCAAGTACGCAGAGTTCTTTTTCCAGTATTGCTTTGCAGCCACCGCCGCCACCATTGTGTCTGGAGCTGTGGCAGAGCGCTGTGAATTTTTGGCTTTCTTTGTCTACAGCTTTTTTATGACAG GGTTCATCTACCCTGTCGTGACCCACTGGGCATGGAGCTCTGGCGGTTGGCTGAAGTTAGGACAGGATTATATCATCGATGGAAAAAGCGTTACAGTTGGTTTCCAG GATTTCGCTGGCAGCGGCGTGGTGCACGTGGTGGGTGGAGCCTCATCCATCATCGGCGCCATTC ATGGACCTCGCATCGGGCGCTTTCACTCCGAGACCAAGACGGTGCTTGGCCTGCGCGGTCATTCTGTGCCG CTGGCAGCCCTGGGAGGCTTCATTCTTTGCTTTGGTTTCCTGGCCTTCAACGGCGGCTCGCAACTGAACATCAGCGGCCAAGGCAGCGGCGCCAGCGCCAGCATCGCTGTGGTGAACACCATCATTTCCGCCTCCGCCTCCGCCTCCTTCACCCTCATCCTGGGGAGGACGGGGGTGTTCGGCAACTCCACCTGGAGTCTCCTCGTTACCCTCAATGGTGCCCTTGCCGGCATG GTGGCGATCTGTGCCGGGTGTGACAAGTACTATCCATGGGGGGCAGCAGTGGTGGGTTTTGTGGCCGCCATTTCCTACAAGTTCCTCTCCTGGCTGGTGGTCAAACTATACGTGGACGACCCTCTGGACGCAATTGCGG TACACTTTGGAGGAGGTGCATGGGGGCTCATTGCTGTGGCCTTTCTGGACAAAGATACTGGTATCTTCCTCCACTGGGACAAAGTCTCCGGGCTG AAGCTGGCCTGGCAACTGGTGGGGCTGTGCGCCATCGCAGCTTGGAGTGGTTTACTGTGTTTTCtcatcttcattgtcttgaaGTTGACAGGCTACCTCAGGGTGTCCGAGGAAATGGAACGAAAAG GTCTTGACATACCAAAACATGGCGAGCCATCTTACCCTCTGGAATCTTACGGTCATGGACACATTGAGACTATTATTCGTATTTTGGAGTCAGGGCAATTGGAGCACTTCTTGCAAG gGGGAACTTTTTCAGTACAAATTCCAG GCAAAAAACGTAACGGGCAGATAAATGAAG gTTTTGTGAGAAGTGAGTCATTCCAGCCAAACGGCAATCAACTTGGCTTTGAAACACCAGAAGTGGATGCTCTGACCAACAGAAACCGCCATTTCAACCAAGAAGAAAACACAGCTCTTTGA